The Athene noctua chromosome 10, bAthNoc1.hap1.1, whole genome shotgun sequence genome segment CGCAGAGAATCTAATCCGTATGTTAACACATTGTGCAAGTGTGCTAAAATTCggggaagggtctctgaggggcttccCCGGGGGGTTCGGTGCTCTGGGCTGGTCCCTAGAGGCTGTTGAAGAGGCGTCTCGCAGTGTCCTGTCCGTGAGCTCCGAGTCTTTTCATACAAGGTCTGGCCTTGGCTCATTGCTCTGTCTGTGAAGTTTCTCAGCTTTCCTATCTTCGGCTTGCGCGGGtgtctgctggtttttttttgccCTTTCCGGGGTGTCCCCATCGCAGTTGCAAAAACTGTGTCCTTGGGTGCGTTCTGGTCCGAGGCCCCTTACAGCAGTGAGCACCAGCTCCTTGCAGGCATCACTCTGGGGGGGAaggcagggccggggctgggctAGGGGGGAGtgtctggtgctgctggagctgggctgtgcaGGGGAGGGCCGGGGGACTCTGGGGCtcaggtggggtggggggggcattTCTGGGTTTAGGGGAGGCTTGGTGCTGTTGGGGTTGGGCTGCGCAGCAGCGGCTTGGTCCGTGGGGTGGCATCGTGCagatggggctgggaggggctcGGGACAGAGTTGGGCTTGGGGGAGCTTAATGCTGctggggctcggggtggggggcagccctgggttttggggtgctctTGGGGCTGGGATTggtctgtgtttgtgtgtggggTCACCTTTAGACTGCTGGGTGGGACTGGtgatttgtcctttttttcccctgacctGAAGTATTATTTGGTGTTTGCAGCAAGGTGCTGTGTAGGGACATAGGGGAGGGGTGGTGGGTCAGTCTGTTTTGCTGCAGTTCTGATTCTGCCTGTTTTGACAGGTGTTTTAAGTTTTGCAAGTTAGTCCCTTCTGTGCCAACAGTGGCCTCTTGGCTACTCCTGGGCTGAGATGAGCAGCTGTCAGAGCAAAGTTGAGCTTGACTGCTTGCTTAGGTGGTCACTGACATGGCCTATCTGTTCCAAAGTCAGCTTTGGGGTCTCTGTGCTTGCAGCATGTTGTAAAAATGCATGAATGATTCGTGCAAGTCCTTCAAGCGCTTTATCAGTTTGggtaatttgcattttttaaagtttgttcaTACACCTGAAATTTGCATTTCTTGTTGCATGTTGTTCTTATTGCTACCTGCATTTTGTGGGATCAATATTTGACTTGGTTCACCTGTCATAGAAACAAAATGGTTTTATTGTCCAAAGTGATTCTTAACCTATAGTGTCTGAACACTATTTTCTTCTAGGAAGACCCGTCCCTGGAGAGACACTTCAAAGGCCACAGAGATGCTGTCACTAGTGTGGACTTCAGTCTCAATAAGAAACAACTGGGtaaattgtctcttttttttttttgatggctaGATGATAAAGAGCTTCTCTGCTTTAGTTAAATGGAGGGAGCAATGGATGTACTGAGCTCTATAAGAGCAAAGAACTTGCTTTCATGATGAAGAAATTTTTGCAGCATTTTAGGATGAACATTTCtgtgtgctttgaaaaaaatccagttgttGAACCACAGGGGTGGAAAATTGTGTCCATCCAGCTAGAGCTTTAAGGACATCTACTGTTGCTTATTATTTCACGTACCTGGCTTTACCATGCAGGGAACTTAAGataaaacctttctttttcttctccacctTCCATTTCTCCTCTTCAGACAGCTGCCAAGGCTTATGTCCTAGCTGCTGTTCAGTAACCCACTGTGTGTGCATTGAGTAGGAACCAGGAGGGGTTTTGGCTCTTGGGGAAGCTGCTGTTCAGTCTGTGTGGCATGGTGGGCATCGCTTTGGCTTGCAGAGCAGATAAGGCAGAAATGATAGTTTGAGGCAATATACCTGCTAGGCAGCTGGGGCAATAGGCATGAGTAAGTAGAAGTGCATCAGTATAGCAGGTGAAAATCTTGTTCTGGATCTTGTAACCTACACAACACTCTGGAAGCttcaaggaaattaaaatcaatCAGACTTGTTTTGGACACCCTCTGTCCATGCCGCTCTTCTTATTGTTGTCTGCGATGTTTTGTTTCTACTTCCTGTGCCTTCACTTTATCTGGTCAGCGAACATCTCTGTTTAGCAAGGGAGCTCTGAACATAATTAAGCATTACTTTTGAATGGCCTTTCATAAGTAGTATGGGAGCCTTTGCTGCCTCCATCTAGACCATGAAGTAGTTGCTCTtgatattttaagtaaataagaTCAGgtaagaaaggaaacaaattctAAGAAATTTTCTAGGTACTGTTGGGTCAGTTGTGTGTACTTGAGTCTTATGAGACTTCAAAGTTCTTCCTCCCCATTTCTGGCCTCCCCCCCAATAAAACAGCCAAACGTAGAGGAGTTGGTCTTTTTACTCTATTAGATTGCTTGCCCAGTCCAGTAAGGATAATTGTTATTGCCAGCAAGTCACATATAAGCAGTATCATATTGAAGTGCTTTATTAAGATGTCAGAGCCttattttccttacatttttttaatgtcagtccTGGGGAAGCTGTGATATTGCAACTTAATATCCTTGCCAAACAGTGGCAGTGTAGTTATGACTAATGTTCAAATCTCTTGACACTAGGCTGTATGTTTATCTACTTTTACACAGTTGTCTCCCCTTAAATTTTAATATCCCTAAGGAAAGTGTTGTGTGTATGAAATACAAAACAACAACTGAACTGACAAATAtataaggtggttttttttccctgtaaaggACATGCATAATGAATGATCCTGTTTGAAATGGTCATGTAATAATCCCAAATCAATAGCAGGAAGAGAGATGACTATTTTTTGTGTTAAAATGACTGTGAAATAGAAGGACATTTCCAGCAAAATCTATTGGTATTTTGCCGTAACACTAATGAACTGAAATCTTGTAATTGATGGTAGGTTCTGACATGGTAGTAtcataaactgctttttttttttttttttctaggaacaTTTTAAGATCTCCCTGGAGATGTTGACATTGGGGTAGAGAGATAGAGATGCAGCTTGGGTTTGTTGGCAGGCTAAAATGTGTATATTCTGTATTTGCCTGTGAAAAATCAACAGTTTTCTGTTACTTAAGCATTAAAATTGATTTGAAGGGGTATTTTTACTGTCATTGTTTGAGACGTTAAGTTGCCACAGGCTTATGTTTGCCATTTTATGAATCACTAGAGTTCCAGTGCTACAGACTTCATACAGTATGATGGGCTTTAGGGGACGAGCAACtcttcagttttcactgtgctgAGTCACTGATAGGACCTGGCAGGGGAGTTTTAGACTGAAGTGGAATTTACTCTTGTGTTTGGGAAACCTGTTGCCTGGTTCTCTTGGCAGGGACAGATATGGCTCCTGTCAAACAGGGAGGGGGATGTAGCTTCTATGAAGTTTAGTGTCATGGAGATGAGTTGTCAGTTCTGCTTTCAATGGATGTAGCATGTGCGCCTGAATTCTGCTTTCTACTTAAGTGATCCTTTGCTCTTGCTGCTGAGGGAGATCTTGAAAAATCAGCATCTGTGCTGGGGAATGGCCACCTTCCCATAAGTAGTCTTTGCCCCCTGAGGTGTCCCTCCAgccctttctcttccttcttgtCTTTAGAGCATGCCTTTGCTTTCTTCCACCGCTTTCATAGAAGCCAAGAGTAAAGGCAAgttgtggtggttgttttttattCCCGCAGCTGAGTATAGCAGTGGACATGAGTGGAAGAGTGGCTGTGGGTAGATGGAGTGACCCTATTTCTATCCATACTTCTTTAAAACATCTCATGACTACTGTCGGAGTCCTGCTGACCCTTCCTACTAATATCAAATTGAACACTGCTTTAATCACATTGCAAActtgtatttttcatttattaagaACTGCTGAGCTGACTTTGATCAATGTTTTGCAACAAGGGAGAGATCTTGGAAGGAGTTGTAGCTGGGTTGCCTTTAAGTCACCAACTCACAGAGCTTCTCTGCTTCATCTGTAGTGTGTTACTTGATATTTAACCTGCTGCAGCTGATAGCTGACTCTGCTTTCCAATAAAAAAAGTGATGAGGAACCTTAATTCACAGACCTTCTATGTGTTTCCTTAGTATGTATTTATTTGGATGAAATTTTGCAACTTGTGTGGCTTTTGCCTCTGTAGCTGTTGCATGACCTGACTTGGAAGTAAATTGTCAGTCCAAGTCAATGCATGACTGACTTTGAATTACTGATGGAATAACAGTATGTGATACATTGGTGAAGCTTCAAGGACAATGTACTTGAGATTGCTGGAAGCTGTGATGGTGAACTGAGTGTGAAATGCAGTTTTGGAGTAATTGGAGAAGCACTAATGcaagtttggttttgtgtggttttgtttttcctttctatttcagCAAGTGGCTCGATGGATTCATGCCTGATGATCTGGAGTATGAGGCCTCAGATGAGAGCCTATCGCTTTGTGggccacaaagatgctgtgaTGTGTGTTCAGTTTTCCCCTTCTGGTCACCTGGTGGCTTCAGGCTCTAGAGACAAAACAGTCCGTTTATGGGTTCCCAGTGTGTAAGTATCTTCCTTTTATCTCTTGTGTTTTAATTATGGCTTGGGGTTTCTCCTTGCTTCTTGGTAGCAGTTCACCAGCTCTGGGACTGGAATCTGTTTGAGGGAAGGAAGAACCACTTTATGTGACAGCTCTAACAGAGAAGTAGTAATTTGGCCTTGATATTGTActataaacaaaactaaaatccTTTGCAAAGCTTAAAGTCAGTATTAACTTCCTATGCTAATAGAACAAGTCACTAATGTAACTCATCAGTGGTGAGATGTtggatttttcttcccctttctccccAAGCTTGTTTTTCCTCCTAGCAAATCAATCCTTTGCTTCTGTGCTAGTGTTAAACAAGATGCTGAAACACAAGTTGATGTTTAGTGATGGAGGTGCTGTGAGCAGGATGGAGGCTATTAGCTTGCATGCTTGCTGTAGTCCACAAAATGGTTAGGTGTCTTTAACCTTTAAACTATTAACTCTGTGTTCCACTGATGGTAAATGATGGTGTATTACTAACATAAGACTGCTTTAGATTGTGTATTTTTTATGAGCTTGCACTTTTAGTACTTTAGCCTAATTCTGAAGTTTCCATTTCTGAGTAGAGGGTTTAGTTGCTTTGACCCATTAACTCTTGGTGGTCATTGTCTGAGACACCTCAAGTTCTACTGTTTTACTCTGCAATGCATTGTTTTAAGGGATAGGTCTCCAGCAAGGAACACTTAATTGAAATACAGCACAAACAGAGTGCTGAAGAATTGCTTGAAGATTTAATCTTGCTGCAAGTAACAAGAAGCTTTTTGCAGCCGAGATGCAGAAAAACAACTGCCAGTGTTTCCTCAGGTCTCTTTGTTCTCACACTAAACAGTgggattatttttctctgaatggACAGGCACATAAAAAGGTATAAGAGGTTGCTTTGCTTGTGAGCTTGTAAATTGCTGCTGTGAAGACTAAAGGTTTGTGTCCAGAAGCAGATCCATGATTGTGGTGGCAGacagaagggattaaaaaaaagaaccaaacaaaaCCATGCACAAAACATACCCCAatgttaaaataaacatgtcaATTCAGGAACCTGGGaaagcatttctatttgtttattttttatgagtTCTTATGGTTATGATTACCCATTGGAAGCTTTATTTGATGATCTATGAAACCATAGATAATCTCTGCCTTGGAACTGGTGGGTTCTGAAAGACTCTTTAAAATCTGATGAAAGTGCTTTTTAAATATCTTAATTTATAGTGAAATATACTCAAATTTGCAGATTGTAAattcaattttaattatttcagtttagTTAAACTTTCCTGGAAGGAATAATTGCAGTGACATGTTAGCATATATACTATTAAAAGACACAAGATGAATTATGATTAAAATTTGACCTTGGTGTTCATCCATCTCCTATAAAGAAAGAGACTGACAGTGTCATTTAGCTATCTTCAGAGCTGTGCTGCTAATACAGAATGCTGAAATAAATTACAGCACAAACTTGTTAGATTTCTCAGAAGCTAGTGTATACATTTTAACAGAGGACTGGGATGTGCTGAGAAAAATGAACTTGTGTTGGGTGATATTTATCTTTGTTGCTTAGGCATGTGAGCTGTGTGGTTTAAACTGCACCTATGACTGTCAAGTCAGAAAAGGGCTAGTGTGGAAAGGGGGTTATTGTTATGCTGGTTGTGAATACCTTGGTGCATGGCCCCTTTAATCTGTGTTTATTTAGTGTTCTTTGTCAATTTACCTCTCTGTAACCAAAAGGTGTTGATGTTGAATCAGGTTTGAGACCTTCAGCTTGCCAGTTTTGCacagtcattaaaataaaagggTGAGGGAGAAGCTGCCCTATAGTCTGTGGGCCAGGactttatttcaaaagaattGCCTTTCAGGGGTGGTATGTTACTGAAGCAGTTAATGCTACTCTGATGTGTGGATTTCAGTCTTTGGAATTTGAtgtggttgtttcttttttataagccATGCTGACAGAATTTTGTAATTTCATGTTTCTGCATGAGTACTTATCAGACTTGGGGATGTTCTGTGGTTTTGGACAGAAAGAAAGCTTTCCTGAGACATAACCTTTACTGTTCCTTGCCTTCTGGCAgataaaagattaaataaaactagACAGCTCTGACCTTTTCTGAGGAGGGAGGGAATGTTGCTGGaaggtatgtaaaaaaaaaaaaaatttttttgatttttttttttggcctttacAGTTTTAGCAGTCCTCAGCCTCAGTATAAAGCCTGTTAAATTCTAATGGAGAAGTTGTACAACATCAGGTATGCTGAATTCACTTGTGGTGTTTCTTGTGTGATGCTGCATCAGAAACATTCAGCTGGAGTGTGAGCCATTATAGGAACAGTTGTGAGGTAGTTGCCTGCTTGGCTCTGTCTAGATGAACTGTGAAAGCACATACCTCCCTCCTCACTGCCTTACAGCAAAGGGCCTGGTAAAAGTACGGAATCTCAGCATCCTCTTTTATATTTATGCTTCCATAAATGTTGTTTTAAATGGTTGCAAATATTAACAACGGCATTTTTACCTCTTTATAGGAAATATGTGTTGTTTTCTGTTGAATGTGGCTCCAGTAATGAACTGGAATAACTGGTTTTAGCTATGTATTCTGTATGGATCGTGAAGCATGGGTTTGGGATTGAACAACATTTTCTTCCAAACATTAAACACATGCAGTTCCCATAGAAGTGGTGGTTAATAGCACTGCTCAGCATGCAGAAGCTTTGTGTTTTCAGGTGCGTGATGTCTTTTCTGCTATGTTACGCAGTTTTAAAGTGCTCTTTCCTTCTGTATAGCAAAGGAGAATCTACTGTGTTCAAGGCTCATACGGGAACTGTAAGAAGTGTTCATTTCTCCAGTGATGGCCAGTCCTTAGTTACAGCTTCTGATGATAAAACAATCAAAGTGTGGATGGTTCACAGACAGAAATTTCTCTTCTCACTTAGTCAACACATAAACTGGGTTCGCTGTGCCAGGTAAGTATGGCTTTCTGACAAAGAGGTGAGGATTTATCCCACAAAGTGGAGACTGAGTATCATGGTCTTGTGTAACACATTTCTATTCAGGATGATTCAGGTGTGTCTAGTGATTGAAATCTGTTGTTAACTGGCAGAGATGCCTTTGGATAATAGTTGTGTACCCACTTTGTGTTTCTTCGGTGATCTTTGTTAAGTGGAGACTTTGCTGCTTAAtgatttgttctgttttggttttgcctgTTATGGAGACTTCTGCATCTTGAACTTGCTAATAGAAGCAAAATGAGAGATATATATGGCTATTTCAGCTTAGTTACTTTTATACTTGTCATGCCTCCAGTTAAAATGTTCACCTGTGCTCCCTCCAAAATGCTGgaagaataaaaacattatttcctgaTAACTGTTTCAGATTTAGTTTTCAGTTGTCCGTTGTGGTGGTTCTGAGGGGTTCTTATGTATATTTCCTTTTAGGATAAAGACATAGTTTTTCTGTGGGTGAAAAGTTCATTATAGTTCTTGAATatggtggtggcagtggctgGTAGTCCTACAGATGCCCATAGTAGAGCAGAAAGAATGTTTTTCCAGTATGTATTAGAATGTTCTCTGGTTAGGGACTCAGGTCCTGATCCTGTAGAATGTGTGCTTCTGAAGAGAGATATTGATCTGTCTTGTATATGAAATTCTGAGATAGCTTAATACATTCTTCTAAGGCACTTGAATGATGaagcttctcctgctgcagctttTATCTTGGGAGTAGTTGTATTGCTCTGAATGCTTGTGGTAAAGGTAGGAATTGTTTTGaatcacagaagagaaacaaCTTGAGATATACTTAAATTGAAACAAGTAGGACAAGAGATCTTAAGTCAGTCTCAAGACTTTCCTGAGGGTTATTTTATGTGTTTGTGGAATTAGGGATAGTTTGAGGACTTacagcttgctttgtttttcctcaaTTTGGAGTAATTGAATTTTTAGTTTCACTGATGCCAGTGTGACTTCTTGAAGAATGGTGTGTATTTACTGACATACCTTGACAACTGGCCAAATCCATTTGACCCTGTACACCTTTTGGGGGCATTTCTTAATTGCTATAACTCTTATCTTAGATTTTCTCCTGATGGACGATTGATAGTGTCAGCCAGTGATGATAAAACTGTCAAACTGTGGgataaaaccagcagagaatGTATACACTCCTTCTGTGAGCATGGGGGGTAAGTACCTTGTGCATGAGGACTGGCCTTCTTGTGATTTCAAAAATCGGGATGCCTGGTCAGTGTACACCTGGTTTTGTGACTGCAGTCAAAGGTCCTTGTCCTGGCAATCTTTTCTACTCTTAAAAATTTGTTAGCACTATTACAAAGACAGTCAGCAGAGAATGAGATGCAAAAAGAGTTCCCAGAATTGCTTTGACCTTTTTATGACTTCTCCAGATTGAAACCTTGAGGATTGTGTTTTCATAACTGTTCAACATGTCAAGCTTAGGTTCttcattcttatttatttttggaGATTGTTGAATTTAGGGTAAGAGATAAATTTGGTgagagagaaatccccttgcgttctagccggccctcagagatcagaggggctagGGGAGGCTGGACATATCCCTTAATAAGTATGACAGTTGAGACCGTGATTATAAGTCTGACCCAGCCCAAACAGCCTATATACTGTAAGTCTGGTtacattcaagagaagcagtcagattcatGAATAGTAAAGTTTATTTTGCCtgcaacatttacagattctttaagattgcctacgataaatgcgcaaactgcaggttggctatatagccctgtataaaaaaaaaaaaatatgcagtcaCACACACAGTTCATGGGTATACACTCGGCGTAGCCAAGGggaatcttaccaaaaggtgtcccttctgggggggagtgagagcacaaacccatcaatctgtccctctgattcGGTGTCGGATTATTGTCCCTCCgagttaggtacaaacttggggtacTATTTATTGTAGTAGGTatggtgagtgggtgggactgtagtcaaatcattattctATCATTAATACATAATTAGTTTCATGGTGCCAAGGGGTACAGAtgttttttgtggggaaaaaagagggaggatggGAAGCAAGGTCAAGTTGATAAGATAGGTGCAGCTGGATTgtctgggaaggaagggaagatgaGGCACAGAGTTGGCAGGTTGCTACAAAAAACCAATATTTCAAGGGAATCAAGCAGAACAGGAGATAAGTCTGTCCTTGAAAGGAAAGAATGGGACAATTTTACAATATCTAACTTCCAATACCTAACAGAGATGCTTAAATTATTTATCTCTTCTAGCTATGTTAAGCGCCTTTATTTTGCTCTGAGTTAAGTAAATTAAAAGAGTAAAAGTGTACTGGCAGATTGAGGATGAAACAAAGCATCCAAGCGCCAAATTTTTTAATAAGGTTATTCCAAAAACCACTTTGTATTCAGAAAAACAGCTGTTGAATCAGGATTGGAGATTGAGCCACAGCAAAAATTAACTTGTCCAGAAACACAAAACAGGTCCTTAGAAGTGAAACTGGAATCTGCTGAATTTCTTGCTGCATTGAATCTTTAAGTACAAAGTTGTGTTCTTTCCAGATAATATACAGTGACATTAAGATAAATTCAGAcagcattattttttccagtaCTCTTAAGAATAGAGCTTCTCCAAACAActtattgaaatattttatcttcttcagcATTTGTTACAAGAATACtcaaagaataattaattttatccTATTTGTTGTGTGGATTGGGTGAGGAGTTACAAGATGCTCTTCACTGAAGGCTTTACTGTACTTGtgtgttcaaaataaaaattgattGCATACAGGTTCAGAAAGGAACTTGGTCTCAGCCTTGCTACCTTCCAAGTGGCAACATGTGATTCCAGACACAAATTCAGTAAGTTCCACCTTAAAATTAGTTAAGCATAATAGTAGAAAAATCTCTTCAGTCTTGTACACACCACTCTAGAACTCCTGTTAATTTAGGAGATATATTATACAAACATTGTGAACACTTGAAAATGTTGTGACAGTTGGATCCATCAGATTTTAGGAGGCTTGTGTCTGCAGCTCCTACACCTGTAATGCACAGTGTTGAAGATGGTAAGCTTAGATAAAATCCTGCAGTCTGCTTGGGGTTATAAGCAAGGGCTTAACCTGAAAACTTGTGTTGCTGAATTTCTCTTATCTATTCCTTTCTGTAGTGTTCAATGCATCATGATGTAGCTTCCCTTTTTGAAAAGACCTCTTTGATCTTTAGCAACAGTTAAATATAAACAGTTGTCTTTAACTGCAATTTACAGGTTTGTGAATCATGTGGATTTTCATCCCAGTGGTACGTGCATCGCTGCAGCTGGTACAGATAACACAGTGAAGGTGTGGGACGTTAGGATGAATAGACTTCTTCAACATTATCAAGGCAAGTTAAGCTCTTAGAAAAGGTGGGCCTTTCCACATATTGAAATGATTTGCTCTTAAGTCCAAGGACTGTTTCTCCAtctgctgctttttcagaaaggcGCTGGGTTAGGCCTGTCAGTGGAAGGTTTTTTTTCACCAAGCATCATGCTTTGCTTTGTGTTGGCTCCAAGACTGATTTTCATATATTGGTGAGAAACACCTCTgttttctcctcccctgcccaccatcaaaaagcaaaaaagccccAATGCTGAAAGTGCCCTGTGTTGCAGGTATGCATAGGTGTTATCTATGATGCTTCTTGGCTTCATATTCACTGTTCTTGAGGAGATGATGTGCAGTAAAAATGATGCGGCCTTGTCTCTGAATAAGCCCATAGGAGGAGTCAGATGCATTCCAGCAAATCAAAAGCTTAAGTTCTTCATGAGAAAATTAGGAAAGTtaacaaaagaggaaaagcaaaacaaatcaatTGCAATTCTATACCATGATCCAGTATCTGTTTGATTTTCAGTTTCTAGAATTAGCTTTGACTTCTTATGACTTGTGCAGTTAGCTTGTCCTTGGAGTAGCTAGATCTTATATTTAGGAGTCTAAATCTCCACCCCACCCCTTTACCTTCCAAATGGCATGTCTTCCCATTATCTCTTCTTGTCAAACTgatcagtgctgctgtttggTGGAACTGGATGGGAAAACACCCTTCTCCCACCCCTGCAAGCTTCTTTGATCATCCTGTTTTGTGCATATTAGTTTCCTGAGCCTAAatgtggcttttctttcctttactaTTAACAATATTTTGGGCTGCTGTAGTATTTTGTAAATCTCTACTGTTTCCATAGCTTATTAAACTTAATTTTGTTAGATTTTCATGAAGACTGCTTCTGACATGCTAGTAAAGCAGATCAGTGATACAGGGCTGGGGCTTGGTGTATTGTTCTTTCTGCCATCCACATCAAATGCCAAATGCTGTCAGTTTCTGCTGTGACAGCCTCACAGCTGAATGCCAGGCAGGAAAGCCAGACTTGCAGTTGACTCCTGCTAACTTTGTAAGTTGAGAGACAAAAATTGAGTTCTAAATTAAAGCTATTGGTTATCCTGGCTTTATGTAACTGCAAttgttttttaaagtgcttttgaCTGTGTATCCATTTAATCACAAGGCAATGAAAGAATTTGCAGGTTCTTGGTACAAGTTGTCTAGTTTCCCTTATtacagaaaggcagagaaagtGTAATGATGTTAAAGGAGCAGAGTTCTTTGCTTTGTCTTCCTTCTCATCAACCTGTGAAAGCCTGGGCCTCTTCCAGTAGATAAGAGCAATGGGAGTTAGTCATCTCAAAGCACATGCAGATTGTCTGCAGAGAAGCTAGATATTAAGATTATGAAAATCCTTTGGGTTctataaaacagtaaataaaagttCCCTGAAAAGAGATTGTTGTGGCGTAGAAACAGCCTGCAAACTTTTGAATGCTTTTGTAGTTCCCTTGTATATAGACGgctgtttttttgctttttgcataTAGATGGAAATACTGTTGTGATCATCTGATCTGACTGTTAAGCACTGATCTCAACACCACTGTCATTGGAACAGGGTTTTTTCTTggatagaaaacaaaaaattatattccttatTTCTAGCATCAACCTCCTGCACTGTGTTTTATTCCTGGCGTGTGGGGTGCTACTGTCAAGTGTATTCTCTCTGGGTAGTCAAGTCAAGCACTCCTTGAGCTCATTCAACTGCAAACTTCCATGAGGTTCTTGAACTCTCATATAAcgtgatttattttatttcttcagttattCTTAGGGACTTATCACTCTCAGTTCTCTGATAGTTAACAAAATCTGATGGAAATCAAACCTCTTGACAACTGTTGTTCCAATTTGTTGGTATTGAGGTGGTAGAATTTCAATGATGAATACTGAAGTATGATTCTTGTTAACTTGTGGCCCATATCAAAACTTGGAAATGTCTTTCTGAAGTCTTGTAGCTAAAATAG includes the following:
- the POC1A gene encoding POC1 centriolar protein homolog A isoform X2, translated to MDSCLMIWSMRPQMRAYRFVGHKDAVMCVQFSPSGHLVASGSRDKTVRLWVPSVKGESTVFKAHTGTVRSVHFSSDGQSLVTASDDKTIKVWMVHRQKFLFSLSQHINWVRCARFSPDGRLIVSASDDKTVKLWDKTSRECIHSFCEHGGFVNHVDFHPSGTCIAAAGTDNTVKVWDVRMNRLLQHYQVHSAVVNGLSFHPSGNYLVTASNDSTLKILDLLEGRLLYTLHGHQGPATCVAFSRAGDLFASGGSDEQVMVWKTNFDAADYGDVLKTQKSVTSVDGTHHTLQSEMDCGVHLKKTKPQDSDRNHAQQEEETSLANTLEHIMGQLDVLTQTVSILEQRLTLTEDKLKECLENQQKIIQNKMN